AATCTCCTATGCAGGGTTTAATAGTAAGCTCCCTTCAATCACACAGACACACACAAAAAATTCATGCAGCCAAATTATATGGGCAGTGATCTAATCTCAGGATTAATTGGACTTCCCTAGATTTTCCTGATTTCTCTTTTTGTAATGAACTATTGTTAAAGAGTTTTTTTACTGTCCAACGTACCACGCGGTACCATAGCGGTACCAAATGCTGGCCGTTGGATCTGGCCTGATCCAATGGCTGGTGTTGCGTGGTACCGCACGGTACCAAAAATGTCCCTTAGGTGGTCCCGCATGGAGAAGAGAGTTGGAAGGGTAAAAGAGTAACTTCGTGTGCAATAGATGGGTCTGGATTGGGCGGCTCGAACCCTAGCTATGCTAGATGAtttttgccgccgccgccgtgttcctcttcctcgccgccgccggacttaTTCCTCTTCCGCCACCGCCGAACTTGTTCCTCTTCCGCCGCCGGACTTGttcctctcccgcgccgccgtccttccCTTGTTCCTCTCCGGCGCTGCCGTCGTTCTCTTTTTTCTctcgcgcgccgccaccggacTTTATCCTCTCCCGCGCCACTGGCGTTGCCTTGTTGCTCTGCGCCGCCCCAGGAACGGACTCGAACGCCGCATCCACCCTTGCTCATCTTTTCTCTCCCGATCCTACCCATCCCGGATTCAACGGTAGATGTGTTTTGGTTCTGCGGGGTACCAGTACCGCCCGATACAACCTGTTGGGCCGTAGCAATCCTCTTTGTTAAACGTTTTGGTTGCATCTTAGTTAATTTCAGTATGGTTTTGTCACATTGATGTAATTGGGAGTTCAGTAATAGCttcttttatattaaaaaataggttTGACCATTTTGGGCACATCAAAAATGATATTTGCTGAAAAAATGATTTTGCAGTATTTTACTTAGGTAATCGTTAATGATATTTGAAGTttcaaacaacaaaaaaattgaACGGATGAGGTACTTCGTGAACCCCCTATATGCTCTCTACTTCTACTCTTATAGCGGTGTTTAAAAATCCATGCAAATGAACGTTTCAATTTTGAAAGATTAGTAACTATAAATAATTGGATACTATTGCAAGTTGGAATTGAAGGTCTCAAAAGTACGGGTCACAGTCACAACTTACAGACCATAAAAAACTATTAGTGTCATGCAATTCACACTGCAGGGTACACCTACCAAATAAGAGTCAAcagaatttatatatttttagaaaatggattaaaacctAGTCTCTGCATCCACAAGGATTGAATGGAAAATGACATAAACAAAACAAAGGGGTTGCCGGTGGTTGTCGGTGTCGGCGTGACACCCACATCGGCCTATTCAAGGGGTGGACGCTGTTCTTCTCCGTAGCTCCCAGGTGCTTATGCCGTAGGTTACAGTTTTATACCAGcaaaagattttctttttacaaGAGATATTCAATATAATACAAAGTTACGGTTTTTAGAGCAAGTTTTGAACACGAACTCGAAAACTCTCTTAAGAAATTTCAGCTGGACAGGGAATCATCTTTAAATTATCTAGAGGGAAGAGGGAGAAGTATAGCGGACTTCTTCAAGATGAGCCATCGATAGATGCATCCTTTTTTGGTGGCGACGATATCCAAAGTCTAAACTACGGAAAGAGATCGAGGGATTAGCCTTTTGGTGTTGGGTGGTGATGAGAAGGGGGTAGATGGCATGGTTTGGAGGGATGGCTGTTTTGGTCATTGTTCCaaaaatccatatatatatatagtcaatATAAGTTAGCTTTAGCTATCATTCTTACTTTTGAAATATTACAAAATTTTCCATTTTTAGTATATCAAAAgcttttttaatagaaaaagcTTGGTAGCATTATATTTATGtaactatttctttttttatacaaGAGAATTACATGATCAAAGTTATGCTCTATTGACTCCCAAAAGTATGAAACAACATTTTTCTTTAATTGGATGGAGTAAATTAACTGTCCTCCTGTTTGGTTCGGCTATATATTTGGGTGGTAGCATATAATTCTTAATTATAGCCGAATATGCGCAATCTAGATAGAAGGCCCATCGAAATTTCAGAATTTAGGGCCTTCCGTACCATGAGAAGTGAGAACTAAAAACATGGACAAGCCCACAGATGTTCAATTAAACAACACAAAGCCCATTTaactaaaaagaaaacaaaagggaaAAGATGGACAAGACACAAGATCACAGATACTACCTTCGTTTTCATATAATAGATAGTGGGCACTATTCATTTTCAAACTTTGATCAGTcttggctgtgtacatcctCCTTCAGAGCCGGGTTTtctaatccattttctaaaaaaagactTTGATCCCtcgtccttttttttaaaaaaatacaaatattacAAAAGATACAAACTGTATTTCATCTTAAATATAACCAAGATGCTCTCATTCGTTGTAGTATAACCATTTAAGAGTAATTATCGATCAAAGTTGAAATAGTAATAGTTATGGTTCAGTTATTGAAAATTGGGGTAGCTTTTTTTAAAGCCAAATTAACATGCACATCAGCCTGAACTTTCAGATACAATTGCCTGATCAATCTTCTGAGTACAGGTCTCCCAGTTACAAGTATGGCTCCACAGTCAAAACAGACTGCCTGTTCACCTCCGTGAGACTGAGGACATATGGATAGACTGACCAGAGGCCATCGATCGCCTTCACGTTAGAATCGGTTCACCCCCATGAATAGTGGCAGATGGGGACGAACGACGGCTTGAAGATGGAAGAAGGAACTCGCAGCTGAGCTGTTCATGGCTTTATCAGAACACAGGAATTTTACaggatttttaaaggaaatgtTCGGTTCCTCCAAAATTAATTCTTGCTAAAATTTCTCCAATCCGACTAGGCATTTAGTgtgaacaaaaacaaaaaaaaataggagcGAGATAACTACAAGTACATAAATAATGTTACATACGTTAGATTTCCCTCAACGGTGCTCAAAATTTTTCTAGCAACTATCAACTATGCAAATAACAACTAGTACTAACAAAGAAAAACACATGTTGAGAGGCCTATTTCCTATGTGTGTAAAttctatattataaaattataaaaatgttaAGATATGAAGTccaattatctaaaaaaaattaagtggaGGGCTATGTTGTCTACTTCGTATTGTCCCAACGGAGGCTTCGGTTGATTTTGACTAAAGTCCATGTTAGGTTTGAGCAAACTTGCATTGAGAGCTTATCTTCCTCCGGAGAGGTCAGTTGATACTGTACCAAAGCTTGTCGACGGTGGCGGAGAAGACACGATGATATGCTCCTGCCCTTCATGGCTTAGGAGTTGTGCCAATACCTCATCTGGGAATGATATATCGCCATCCAAgaattgcatgacttgcctcaTGTTGGGCCTTGCACTAGGCAAGGAATGTGAGCATAGCAGCCCTAGCTTTAGTGCTAGGCATGCCTCATCAATATTGTATTCATTTTGAAGCCTCTTGTCGACGACATCAATAAGTGATTCATTGCGCCAATGTAGAAGCACCAAATCAACCAACATGATAGGGCAATCTTGCTCTTCACTTTGCATAATGGGTCTTCGTCCACATGTCACCTCAAGAAGGAACATGCCAAATGCAAACACATCGGTGAGAACAGAGGCCCTGCCCATGCGTGCTAGCTCTGGAGCTATGTATCCCATGGTGCCAACCACATGTGTAGTTTGTGGGTCACTGCCATGGTCATATAATCTTGCAAGGCCAAAGTCGCCTAGCCGACCATTCATCTCTGCATCAACAAGCACGTTGCTTGCCTTGATATCTCGGTGGACAACAACTTTCTCCCAATCCTCATGGAGATAGAGTAGGCCAGATGCAACTCCTTTGATGATGTGGAACCTTTGAGACCAATCTAGGTTTTGTTGGTTATCATGGTTGTGCAAGTATTTATCAAGGCTTCCATTTGGCATATGATCGTACACCAATAGAAGCTCTCCTTTACGTCGACAGTAGCCATGTAGTTGCACAATATTCTTGTGACGAAGGCGGCCAATACTAACAACCTCAGCAATGAACTCCCTCATTCCTTGCCTTGATTCATGTGACACTCTTTTCACTGCAACTTCCGACTTTGATTTTGTAAGCACTCCCTTGTACACTCTCCCAAATCCTCCGATGCCAAGCAAGTGTTTGTCTTTGAACCCTTCCGTAGCATGGAATAGGTCCTTGTAAGAGAACCGGTGAGGACCAAATTCAACTTCCCAATCTTCGCGCAGCTCAGCATACCTCATTTGCCGTCGTCTAAGTACAACTATGCCACTAACAATAGCAAGTACTAATGTTGCAGTAGCTACAGGAAGGATGATTATCAATAACTTGGATTGTGGCTTTGGGCCTAAACGAGGCAGCTTTGGTAGTTTCTTGACATCGATGACCGGAGCTGGTTGGTTCATACCAAAACTACAACCAAGCACGTAGTGATGTGTATCAAGAATACCCGTTGAGGATGAAAAACCAACATATGATTGATTCTTGAGAACCTGTGATAGGTCATAAGTGGTTGTAAGCAATGCCCTTGCTGGTTTGGCCATATGAAGAGGGGCCAAGGTCACACTGATTAACTTCCTCTCGCCATTGTAGTCCACCCATACTTGCATTGCATCGAAAGAAGCAAGAGTTAGGTTGCAGAAGGTACCATTCTTGTCATCATAATAGCCAGCGTTGTAGGAATCCACGGACCTAAGATCATTGATGTCGATGCCAACATGGTTGTCATTGATGTCTTGCATATCGTTGTTTAGAACGGTGTCAAGCTCAACGGCAAAGATATGGTTGCTTGTGTTGCCGTTGTTCTTCTTGTTGAGGAGGCCAAGAAACTGGTTGGAGAAGGCTCTTGAGAAGTTCTTGGTCGGGGAGACGAAGAAGGTGAGGCCCTGCGCGCTCACTCCGGGGGCGATAGAACGGATGGCAAACACGAAAGAGGCGGAGAAGGATCGCACCCTCGTACCATTGGAACCATGCTCGTGGAAGCGCAGTGGTGTTGGGTGGATCGCATGACCTTTGGACTGTGCCATGCCATTGGTGAGCTGGAGGAGGCCATTTGGGGTGACCATGGCCATACCGTTGACGAGGATGTCGGTGCCAGAGAAGCCAGAGTAGAGGAATCGCTCCTCTTCTCCAGCAGCAGCGAAGAACTTATGGCTGAGAGCAAGGAAGAGAAAGAATGTTTTGGTTATGATTTTGATGCCACCCATTGCTCTGGAAAACGGATGAAGCTAGTTTGCTTCAAGCCATGGTGCAGGTGGTTTGTTGCCTGCAGTTGCAGTCTATAATTAAGGCAGAATATATATACAGTAGAAGTTGCACTATTTTATTCCAGTTCTGAACCGTACCTGAGCTGTTTATGACTGTTAATTACTCGATCAACGCTGAAGAATATGGTCATGCAAGTACATTAGTTCAGTCCTTTCAAAATCAGTGACCATGGCTAATCATACACGT
The window above is part of the Oryza sativa Japonica Group chromosome 7, ASM3414082v1 genome. Proteins encoded here:
- the LOC4342335 gene encoding L-type lectin-domain containing receptor kinase SIT2-like, translating into MAMVTPNGLLQLTNGMAQSKGHAIHPTPLRFHEHGSNGTRVRSFSASFVFAIRSIAPGVSAQGLTFFVSPTKNFSRAFSNQFLGLLNKKNNGNTSNHIFAVELDTVLNNDMQDINDNHVGIDINDLRSVDSYNAGYYDDKNGTFCNLTLASFDAMQVWVDYNGERKLISVTLAPLHMAKPARALLTTTYDLSQVLKNQSYVGFSSSTGILDTHHYVLGCSFGMNQPAPVIDVKKLPKLPRLGPKPQSKLLIIILPVATATLVLAIVSGIVVLRRRQMRYAELREDWEVEFGPHRFSYKDLFHATEGFKDKHLLGIGGFGRVYKGVLTKSKSEVAVKRVSHESRQGMREFIAEVVSIGRLRHKNIVQLHGYCRRKGELLLVYDHMPNGSLDKYLHNHDNQQNLDWSQRFHIIKGVASGLLYLHEDWEKVVVHRDIKASNVLVDAEMNGRLGDFGLARLYDHGSDPQTTHVVGTMGYIAPELARMGRASVLTDVFAFGMFLLEVTCGRRPIMQSEEQDCPIMLVDLVLLHWRNESLIDVVDKRLQNEYNIDEACLALKLGLLCSHSLPSARPNMRQVMQFLDGDISFPDEVLAQLLSHEGQEHIIVSNFSDANAAQHLGLFNYKNNGNMSNHVFAVEIDTVRNNEFMDIDSNHIGIDISDLRSVNSSSAGYYDDNTGGFQNMSLISGEAIQIWIDYDARAMRIDVALAPFKMAKPTKPLLLMSYNLSMVLTDVAYVGLSAATGPLETSHYILGWSFSMNGSAPSFLTAQLPDLPRRGTDRKGSRRSKVLLIIVPIATATSAVAVSLAVFLFVRRWFKYAELREDWEIDFGPHRFSFKNLYFATEGFKNRHLLGTGGFGRVYKGFLFESKLQIAVKRVSHESRQGIREFIAEILLGYCRRKGELLLVYDYMPNGSLDKYLHCNSTRPSLDWNQRFRIIKGVASGLWYLHGEWEQVVIHRDVKASNVLLDEEMNARLGDFGLARLYDHGTDMQTTHLVGTIGYLAPELANTGKASPATDVFSFGIFVLEVACGRRPIEHGMNSEYKFTLVDWVIDRWHEGSLLEVMDPKLQNGYDDDEACLALKLGLLCSHPSPIARPTMWHVMQYLNHDLPFPELMAMDMVRNQWVDSPIEYCQSVASDGTMSGLSEGR